Proteins encoded by one window of Streptococcus sanguinis:
- a CDS encoding bifunctional methylenetetrahydrofolate dehydrogenase/methenyltetrahydrofolate cyclohydrolase: MAQIIDGRGLAEKLQKKLAEKTARLKEKTGQVPGLVVIVVGNNPASQIYVRNKERSALAAGFRSKVERLPEATSQEELLSLIETYNQNPDWHGILVQLPLPDHIDDEAVLLAIDPDKDVDGFHPLNMGKLWSGHPVMIPATPAGIMAMFHEYGVELEGKRAVVIGRSNIVGKPMAQLLLAKNATVTLTHSRTHNLAKTAKRADILVVAIGRGHFVTKDFVKEGAVVIDVGMNRDENGKLIGDVKFDEVSEIASLITPVPGGVGPMTITMLMEQTYQAFKRSLES, from the coding sequence ATGGCCCAGATTATTGATGGTAGAGGTTTGGCAGAGAAGCTTCAGAAAAAATTAGCCGAAAAAACGGCTCGCCTCAAAGAAAAGACAGGTCAGGTACCGGGCTTGGTAGTGATTGTGGTGGGAAATAATCCAGCCAGTCAAATCTACGTACGTAATAAAGAGCGCTCAGCCTTGGCTGCTGGCTTTCGGAGTAAGGTAGAACGTCTGCCAGAAGCAACCAGCCAGGAAGAGCTCTTGAGCTTGATTGAAACCTATAATCAAAATCCTGACTGGCATGGGATTTTGGTCCAGCTGCCCTTGCCTGACCATATCGATGATGAAGCTGTGCTGCTGGCCATTGATCCAGACAAGGATGTTGATGGCTTTCATCCGCTTAATATGGGCAAGCTATGGAGCGGTCATCCGGTCATGATTCCGGCTACTCCTGCGGGCATTATGGCAATGTTCCATGAATATGGCGTTGAACTGGAAGGCAAGCGAGCGGTTGTCATCGGGCGGAGTAATATTGTTGGTAAGCCCATGGCTCAGCTCCTTTTAGCTAAGAATGCGACAGTGACTCTGACGCATTCACGGACCCACAATCTAGCTAAGACTGCTAAGCGGGCAGATATTTTGGTGGTGGCTATCGGACGTGGACATTTTGTGACCAAGGACTTTGTCAAGGAAGGAGCTGTTGTCATTGATGTCGGTATGAACCGAGATGAAAATGGCAAGCTGATTGGCGATGTTAAGTTTGATGAAGTGTCTGAAATTGCTAGTCTGATTACCCCTGTACCTGGAGGTGTTGGACCTATGACCATTACCATGCTGATGGAGCAGACCTACCAGGCCTTTAAACGGAGTCTTGAATCATGA
- a CDS encoding polyprenyl synthetase family protein, producing MTRNEKLEKIGLTIEDFYRSQQVSSDLSEVILYSVQAGGKRIRPLLLLELIQAFGLELAEAHYQVAAALEMIHTGSLIHDDLPAMDDDDYRRGRLTSHKKFGEDMAILAGDSLFLDPYGLLARAELPSQVKVDLISELSLASGSFGMVAGQVLDMQGEGQAISLEDLKIIHANKTGKLLTYPFVAAGLIVQAQQSVQDKLRRIGELLGLAFQVRDDILDVTASFEELGKTPQKDLAAAKSTYPAFLGLDGAKNFFNQTLDEAVDILKDLEEKTEFSGEEIQKIIESLRLNG from the coding sequence ATGACAAGAAACGAGAAACTGGAAAAAATTGGTCTGACGATTGAAGATTTTTATAGGTCTCAGCAAGTGTCGTCGGATTTATCAGAAGTTATTTTGTACTCGGTCCAGGCTGGCGGCAAGCGGATTCGTCCCTTACTGCTATTGGAGTTGATTCAAGCTTTTGGCCTAGAGCTGGCTGAGGCCCACTATCAGGTCGCGGCGGCTCTTGAGATGATTCACACTGGCAGCCTTATCCATGATGATTTGCCGGCTATGGATGATGACGATTATCGTCGCGGCCGCTTGACTAGCCATAAGAAGTTTGGAGAGGATATGGCTATTTTAGCGGGTGATTCTCTCTTTTTGGACCCCTATGGACTATTAGCAAGGGCCGAGCTGCCTAGTCAGGTCAAGGTGGACTTGATTTCTGAGTTGTCTCTGGCATCGGGGAGCTTCGGTATGGTCGCAGGACAAGTGCTGGACATGCAAGGCGAAGGCCAAGCAATTAGTTTAGAAGATTTAAAAATCATCCATGCCAATAAGACGGGTAAGCTACTGACCTATCCTTTTGTCGCAGCTGGTTTGATTGTTCAGGCTCAGCAGTCTGTTCAAGACAAGCTTCGTAGGATTGGAGAACTCTTGGGCTTGGCCTTTCAAGTGCGGGATGATATTTTGGATGTGACGGCCAGCTTTGAAGAGCTGGGTAAAACCCCGCAGAAAGATTTAGCTGCGGCCAAGTCGACTTATCCAGCCTTTCTGGGACTGGATGGAGCTAAAAACTTTTTCAATCAGACCCTTGATGAAGCTGTAGACATTCTGAAAGACTTGGAAGAGAAGACAGAGTTTTCAGGCGAAGAAATTCAAAAGATAATAGAAAGTTTGAGATTGAATGGCTAA
- the xseA gene encoding exodeoxyribonuclease VII large subunit has translation MPEYLSVSTLTKYLKMKFERDPYLERVYLTGQVSNFRRRPNHQYFSLKDEKAVIQVTIWSGVYQKLGFELEEGMKINVIGRVQLYEPSGSYSIIIEKAEPDGIGALAIQFEQLKKKLGEEGLFQDKFKQALPQFPKKIGVVTSPSGAVIRDIITTVSRRFPGVEIVLYPTKVQGDGAAAQVADHIRLANERSDLDVLIIGRGGGSIEDLWAFNEEKTVRAIFESRIPVISSVGHETDTTLADFVADHRAATPTAAAELATLVTKLDLLGHLQQQENHMSRAMSNRLSYYRERLNKLTQSVIFRQPERLYDGHLQKLDQLNLRLKQKIREYYSEEQQRVKILQHRLEALNPLSRVQRFQEQTAQLERLLRSNMAVIYDNKVAQVRRLSEALLMLDTSRIVARGYAIVQKNQKVVESSAGIEEKDELTLLMRDGQLEVEVKHVQRKEI, from the coding sequence ATGCCAGAGTATTTGTCGGTTTCGACCTTGACCAAGTATCTGAAGATGAAGTTTGAGCGGGATCCTTATTTGGAGCGGGTCTATCTGACTGGCCAAGTGTCCAATTTCCGCCGGCGTCCTAATCATCAGTATTTTTCATTGAAAGATGAGAAGGCCGTCATTCAGGTCACGATTTGGTCTGGTGTCTACCAGAAGCTAGGCTTTGAGCTGGAAGAAGGCATGAAAATCAATGTCATCGGCCGGGTGCAGCTCTATGAGCCGAGCGGTTCCTATTCTATTATCATTGAAAAGGCAGAGCCGGATGGTATCGGTGCCTTGGCTATCCAGTTTGAACAGCTCAAGAAAAAACTGGGAGAAGAAGGGCTTTTTCAAGATAAATTCAAGCAAGCCTTGCCCCAGTTTCCTAAGAAAATCGGCGTCGTAACCAGTCCCAGCGGAGCGGTCATCCGAGACATTATCACTACGGTCAGCCGTCGCTTTCCGGGAGTGGAGATTGTCCTTTATCCGACAAAAGTGCAGGGAGATGGTGCTGCAGCTCAGGTTGCTGACCACATCAGACTGGCCAATGAGCGGTCGGATTTGGATGTACTGATTATTGGCCGAGGTGGCGGTTCTATCGAAGATCTCTGGGCTTTCAACGAAGAGAAAACGGTTCGGGCTATTTTTGAGTCCCGGATTCCTGTTATTTCTAGTGTTGGCCATGAGACAGATACGACTTTAGCCGACTTTGTGGCAGATCACAGGGCTGCGACTCCGACGGCTGCGGCTGAGCTAGCAACACTGGTCACCAAGCTAGACCTGCTGGGCCATTTGCAGCAGCAGGAAAACCACATGTCTCGAGCGATGTCCAATCGCCTGAGCTATTATCGAGAGAGGTTAAATAAGCTGACCCAGTCGGTTATCTTTCGACAGCCAGAACGGCTTTACGATGGCCATCTGCAGAAGTTAGATCAGCTTAACCTGCGACTGAAGCAAAAAATTCGCGAATATTATAGTGAAGAGCAACAGCGGGTCAAAATCTTGCAGCATCGTTTGGAAGCATTGAATCCTCTCAGTCGCGTTCAGCGTTTTCAGGAGCAGACTGCCCAGCTGGAGCGTTTGCTGCGCAGCAACATGGCGGTTATTTATGATAACAAGGTGGCTCAAGTCAGGAGATTATCCGAGGCCTTGCTTATGCTGGATACCAGTCGAATCGTGGCGCGTGGCTATGCTATTGTCCAAAAGAATCAAAAGGTTGTCGAGTCAAGTGCCGGCATTGAAGAAAAAGATGAGCTGACCCTGCTTATGCGGGATGGGCAGCTGGAAGTAGAGGTAAAACATGTCCAAAGAAAAGAAATTTGA
- a CDS encoding HAD hydrolase family protein, translated as MKFVFDLDGTLSFDYMTIDEEIKQVLLTAPQFGHEVLFASARSYRDCLGLLGSELSQQIVIGLNGGVAYQNGQLMFERQLHQSSYQAILDTCLTYNLPFFVDNTFDYSGQILEKIPFIASVDPLKRARRLELAELQHPIKVVIYMGNHEQLLDDVQARFASLPNLSLDYHEHEKCFYINPAETNKASTVKELCGSDYVAFGNDQNDIQLFKNSLYAVQVGDFPGLSDYADEQVAFQENLPKAVAARILQKFADFREK; from the coding sequence ATGAAATTTGTTTTTGATTTGGATGGGACCTTGTCCTTTGATTATATGACGATTGATGAGGAGATTAAGCAGGTCCTGCTGACGGCTCCTCAGTTTGGGCATGAAGTTCTGTTTGCTTCGGCGCGCTCCTATCGAGATTGTCTGGGACTATTAGGTTCGGAATTGAGTCAGCAGATAGTGATTGGCCTGAATGGCGGAGTAGCTTATCAGAATGGACAGCTGATGTTTGAGCGTCAGCTGCATCAGTCAAGTTATCAAGCCATTTTAGATACTTGTTTGACCTATAATTTGCCTTTTTTCGTTGATAATACCTTTGACTACAGCGGCCAGATTTTAGAAAAAATCCCTTTTATTGCCAGTGTAGATCCTCTCAAGCGGGCAAGACGGCTGGAACTGGCTGAACTCCAGCATCCTATTAAGGTCGTTATTTACATGGGGAATCATGAGCAACTCTTAGATGATGTACAGGCTCGTTTTGCAAGCTTGCCTAATCTAAGTCTAGACTATCATGAACATGAGAAATGTTTTTATATCAATCCGGCTGAAACCAATAAAGCTTCAACTGTAAAGGAACTCTGCGGTTCGGATTATGTGGCTTTTGGTAATGATCAAAATGATATCCAGCTCTTTAAGAATTCTCTCTACGCTGTGCAGGTTGGGGATTTCCCAGGCTTGAGCGATTATGCGGATGAGCAGGTTGCCTTTCAGGAAAATTTACCCAAGGCAGTCGCAGCAAGAATCTTACAAAAATTTGCAGATTTTCGGGAAAAATAA
- a CDS encoding TlyA family RNA methyltransferase, whose product MAKERVDVLAYRQGLFETREQAKRGVMAGLVIAAANGQRFDKPGEKIDAATELRLKGEKLRYVSRGGLKLEKALQVFDISVTDRVTLDIGASTGGFTDVMLQHGAKLIYAVDVGTNQLAWKLRQDERVVSMEQFNFRYAQRTDFEQEPSFASIDVSFISLSLILPALHEILARDGQVVALIKPQFEAGREQIGKKGIVKDKKVHLAVLEKVAAFMLESGFSVRGLDFSPIQGGQGNVEFLAYLEKSTEPQPLDSAMMTAVVEAAHKEFKDE is encoded by the coding sequence ATGGCTAAGGAAAGAGTAGATGTGCTGGCCTACAGGCAAGGGCTCTTTGAGACCAGAGAGCAGGCTAAGCGTGGTGTAATGGCTGGACTGGTTATTGCTGCAGCCAATGGCCAGCGCTTTGACAAGCCGGGTGAAAAGATTGACGCAGCCACAGAGCTGCGCTTAAAAGGCGAGAAACTCAGATATGTCAGCCGCGGCGGCCTCAAGCTAGAAAAGGCTTTGCAAGTGTTTGATATTTCGGTCACTGACCGAGTGACCTTAGATATCGGAGCTTCGACCGGCGGTTTTACAGATGTCATGTTGCAGCACGGAGCTAAGCTGATCTATGCAGTGGATGTCGGTACTAATCAGCTGGCTTGGAAGCTCAGACAGGATGAGCGGGTTGTCAGCATGGAGCAGTTTAATTTTCGCTATGCCCAAAGGACTGACTTTGAACAGGAGCCTAGCTTTGCCAGTATTGACGTCAGCTTTATATCGCTGAGTTTGATTTTGCCGGCTCTGCATGAGATTTTGGCTCGGGATGGCCAAGTGGTCGCCTTAATCAAGCCCCAGTTTGAAGCGGGACGCGAGCAGATTGGGAAAAAAGGGATTGTCAAGGATAAAAAGGTCCATCTGGCAGTTCTGGAAAAGGTCGCAGCATTTATGCTGGAGTCTGGCTTTTCTGTCAGGGGACTGGATTTTTCGCCTATTCAGGGCGGTCAGGGCAATGTAGAATTTCTGGCCTATTTAGAAAAGAGTACAGAGCCGCAGCCTCTTGATTCAGCTATGATGACAGCTGTCGTAGAGGCAGCACATAAGGAATTTAAGGATGAATAA
- a CDS encoding NAD(P)H-hydrate dehydratase — MVKNAENVLKRVIRERPLDSHKGDYGRLLLIGGTYPYGGAIIMAALAAVNSGAGLVTVATDRENIAPLHSHLPEAMAFDIEEQDRLTEQLAKSDLVLIGPGLAENQLGLDILQSVVQTVAEQQILIVDGGAISLFSKAALPFPKAQTVFTPHQKEWEGLSGLNLSDQTAAANQVAVNQLPLGSIVVQKKHGTTIYQSGQEQVFELTVGGPYQATGGMGDTLAGMIAAFAGQFKSSSLFERVAAATLLHSLIADKLGQEAYVVLPTAISRAIPRWMKEMSQ; from the coding sequence ATGGTAAAAAATGCTGAAAATGTTTTAAAAAGGGTCATTAGGGAACGTCCCTTGGATAGTCACAAGGGCGACTACGGCCGTCTCTTATTGATTGGGGGGACCTATCCTTATGGGGGCGCAATTATCATGGCAGCTTTGGCAGCAGTCAATAGTGGGGCCGGTCTGGTGACTGTTGCTACAGACAGAGAAAATATCGCCCCTCTGCACAGTCATTTACCGGAGGCCATGGCCTTTGACATAGAGGAGCAAGACCGATTGACAGAGCAGTTGGCTAAATCAGATTTAGTCTTGATTGGTCCAGGCCTAGCAGAGAATCAACTAGGTCTAGATATCCTACAAAGTGTTGTCCAGACTGTGGCAGAACAGCAGATTCTCATTGTGGATGGCGGAGCCATCTCACTCTTTAGCAAAGCAGCTTTGCCATTTCCAAAAGCCCAAACAGTTTTTACCCCTCATCAAAAGGAGTGGGAGGGGTTATCGGGTTTGAACTTGTCAGATCAGACAGCGGCAGCCAATCAGGTGGCGGTCAATCAGCTACCTTTGGGCAGTATTGTCGTGCAGAAAAAGCATGGAACGACCATCTATCAAAGCGGACAAGAGCAAGTCTTTGAGTTGACAGTAGGCGGACCTTATCAGGCAACTGGTGGAATGGGGGATACGCTGGCCGGTATGATTGCCGCATTTGCGGGTCAGTTTAAGTCAAGCAGTCTCTTTGAGCGAGTGGCGGCTGCAACCCTTCTTCATTCCCTTATCGCAGATAAATTGGGTCAGGAAGCTTATGTCGTCCTACCAACGGCAATCAGCAGAGCTATTCCAAGGTGGATGAAGGAGATGAGTCAGTAG
- a CDS encoding ATP-dependent Clp protease ATP-binding subunit, which translates to MLCQNCKINESTIHLYTNVNGHKQQVDLCQNCYQIMKTDPEHSLFGGIANANNHGTDPIDDFFNSLSNFQHPQEPTTPPTQSGGAYGGGGGYGSNPSKGGQPQPSPQKPKGLLEEFGINVTELARRGEIDPVIGRDEEIVRVIEILNRRTKNNPVLIGEPGVGKTAVVEGLAQKIVDGDVPHKLQGKEVIRLDVVSLVQGTGIRGQFEERMQKLIDEIRSRQDVILFIDEIHEIVGAGSAGDGNMDAGNILKPALARGELQMVGATTLNEYRIIEKDAALERRMQPVKVDEPTVEETITILKGIQKKYEDYHHVKYTDAAIEAAALLSNRYIQDRFLPDKAIDLLDEAGSKMNLTLNFVDPKVIDQRLIEAENLKAQATRDEDFEKAAYFRDQIAKYKELQQTSVLDKDTPIISEKTIEHIVEQKTNIPVGDLKEKEQSQLVNLASDLKAHVIGQDDAVDKIAKAIRRNRVGLGSPNRPIGSFLFVGPTGVGKTELSKQLAIELFGSADSMIRFDMSEYMEKHSVAKLVGAPPGYVGYDEAGQLTERVRRNPYSLILLDEVEKAHPDVMHMFLQVLDDGRLTDGQGRTVSFKDTIIIMTSNAGTGKAEASVGFGAAREGRTNSVLGELGNFFSPEFMNRFDGIIEFQALSKDNLLQIVNLMLDDVNQRLATNDIHLDVTEKVKEKLVDLGYDPKMGARPLRRTIQDHIEDAITDFYLENPSEKELKAIMTSNGKILIKSAKKTESTESVNSSQEEK; encoded by the coding sequence ATGCTTTGCCAAAATTGTAAAATCAATGAATCTACGATTCACCTTTATACCAACGTAAATGGCCATAAACAGCAGGTGGATTTGTGTCAAAACTGCTACCAAATCATGAAAACAGACCCTGAACATTCCTTGTTCGGCGGAATTGCTAATGCCAACAATCACGGAACAGATCCTATCGATGACTTCTTCAACAGCCTCAGCAATTTCCAACATCCTCAGGAACCAACTACTCCTCCCACCCAATCTGGCGGAGCCTATGGAGGCGGTGGCGGCTACGGTTCAAATCCTAGCAAGGGTGGTCAGCCTCAGCCAAGTCCGCAAAAGCCAAAAGGCCTGCTGGAAGAGTTTGGTATCAACGTGACTGAGTTGGCTCGCCGAGGCGAGATTGATCCTGTTATTGGCCGTGATGAAGAAATCGTCCGTGTCATTGAAATCCTTAACCGCCGCACCAAAAATAATCCTGTTCTCATAGGAGAGCCAGGAGTCGGAAAAACAGCCGTGGTGGAAGGTCTGGCCCAGAAAATTGTCGATGGTGATGTGCCTCATAAACTCCAAGGCAAGGAGGTTATCCGCCTAGACGTTGTCAGCTTAGTACAGGGAACTGGTATCCGTGGCCAATTTGAGGAGAGAATGCAGAAGCTCATTGATGAGATTCGTTCTCGTCAGGATGTCATTCTCTTCATTGATGAAATCCATGAAATTGTCGGAGCAGGCTCAGCTGGCGATGGCAATATGGACGCTGGGAACATTCTCAAACCAGCTCTGGCTCGCGGAGAACTCCAGATGGTCGGAGCAACCACTCTCAATGAATACCGTATCATTGAGAAGGACGCTGCACTGGAGCGCCGTATGCAACCCGTTAAGGTAGACGAGCCGACGGTAGAAGAAACCATTACCATCCTCAAAGGGATTCAGAAAAAATACGAAGACTACCATCACGTCAAGTACACAGATGCGGCCATCGAAGCTGCTGCGCTTCTCTCCAACCGCTACATCCAAGATCGCTTCTTGCCAGACAAGGCTATTGACCTCTTGGATGAGGCTGGATCCAAGATGAATCTGACCCTCAACTTTGTTGACCCCAAGGTCATTGACCAACGTCTGATTGAGGCCGAAAACCTCAAGGCTCAGGCGACTCGTGACGAAGATTTCGAGAAAGCAGCTTACTTCCGCGACCAGATTGCCAAGTACAAGGAACTCCAGCAGACAAGTGTGCTAGACAAGGATACTCCGATTATCAGCGAGAAAACGATTGAGCATATCGTAGAGCAAAAGACCAATATCCCAGTTGGCGACCTCAAAGAAAAAGAACAGTCTCAACTAGTCAATCTTGCCAGTGACTTAAAGGCTCATGTCATCGGCCAAGACGATGCTGTGGATAAGATCGCCAAGGCTATCCGCCGCAACCGGGTCGGGCTAGGAAGTCCTAATCGCCCAATCGGCAGCTTCCTCTTTGTCGGACCAACTGGTGTCGGTAAGACTGAGCTGTCTAAGCAACTAGCCATTGAGCTCTTTGGCTCGGCTGACAGCATGATTCGCTTTGATATGAGTGAATATATGGAAAAACACAGCGTGGCCAAACTGGTCGGTGCCCCTCCGGGCTATGTCGGCTATGATGAAGCTGGCCAATTGACTGAGCGCGTCCGCCGCAATCCCTACTCACTCATTCTGCTGGATGAGGTGGAAAAAGCCCATCCCGATGTTATGCACATGTTCCTGCAGGTTCTAGATGATGGCCGCCTGACCGATGGTCAAGGCCGGACTGTCAGCTTCAAGGACACCATTATCATCATGACATCCAATGCCGGAACTGGCAAAGCTGAAGCCAGCGTTGGCTTTGGAGCAGCGCGTGAAGGCCGCACTAACTCCGTTTTGGGTGAATTGGGCAACTTCTTCAGTCCTGAGTTTATGAACCGCTTTGACGGCATTATCGAATTCCAGGCGCTCAGCAAGGACAATCTGCTGCAAATCGTCAACCTTATGCTGGACGATGTCAATCAACGTTTGGCAACCAACGACATTCATCTGGATGTTACAGAGAAAGTCAAAGAAAAATTAGTTGACCTGGGCTACGATCCAAAAATGGGTGCTCGCCCACTGCGCCGTACCATTCAGGACCATATTGAAGATGCTATTACTGACTTTTATCTGGAAAATCCAAGCGAAAAAGAGCTCAAAGCTATCATGACCAGCAATGGCAAGATTCTCATCAAGTCAGCCAAGAAAACTGAAAGCACAGAGTCCGTTAATTCATCACAAGAAGAAAAATAA
- a CDS encoding arginine repressor: protein MNKKDRLEKIRRFVSDYDIGTQEEIVEHLRESGITATQATVSRDIKELGIVKIPLKDNTYIYELPKTMTSSLGLAENNILSCQVLGNMINLSLVPGSTALVKRHLRSEFAEDIFSILADNDSILMVMMTEEAAARIATIIHHW from the coding sequence ATGAATAAGAAGGATAGATTAGAAAAGATTAGACGCTTTGTCAGTGACTATGACATTGGCACACAGGAGGAAATTGTAGAACATCTCAGGGAGTCTGGGATTACAGCGACCCAGGCTACGGTCTCTAGGGATATCAAAGAGCTGGGGATTGTCAAGATACCGCTCAAGGACAACACTTATATCTACGAGCTGCCTAAGACCATGACCAGCAGTCTGGGCTTGGCTGAAAACAACATCCTATCCTGTCAGGTCTTGGGAAATATGATCAATCTCAGTCTGGTTCCGGGGAGCACAGCACTGGTCAAGCGCCATCTTAGAAGTGAATTTGCTGAGGATATTTTCAGTATCTTGGCAGACAACGACAGTATTTTGATGGTTATGATGACAGAGGAAGCAGCCGCAAGGATTGCGACCATCATTCACCATTGGTAG
- the recN gene encoding DNA repair protein RecN, translating into MLLEISIKNFAIIEEISLNFEQGMTVLTGETGAGKSIIIDAMNMMLGSRATTDVIRHGASKAEIEGLFSLENSRALREIFEEQGWELTDELIIRREILQNGRSVSRINGQMVNLSVLKAVGQHLVDIHGQHDQEELMRPQLHIAMLDEFGTADFLHLKGRYQETFDRYRSLRKQVLTLQKNQQEHKARIEMLEFQMAEIESAALKSGEDTALHQERDRLLNHKLIADTLMNAYTMLDNEDFSSLTNVRSAMNDLESIEDYDPAYKELSGSLSETYYVLEDVSKRLEDILDGLDFDGDRLLQVESRLDLINSITRKYGGQVDDVLDYFAQISKEYSLLTGSNLSSEDMDRELKVLERELVELAQELSQARHGLAAQLEAEIKQELQDLYMEKARFKVQFNKGKFNREGNEQVEFYISANPGEDFKPLVKVASGGELSRLMLAIKSAFSRKEGKTSIVFDEVDTGVSGRVAQAIAQKIHKIGSNGQVLAISHLPQVIAIADYQFFIEKISDENSTVSTVRLLTADERVQEVAKMLAGEDVTEAALTQARELLKK; encoded by the coding sequence ATGTTATTAGAAATTTCGATTAAAAATTTTGCCATAATTGAGGAAATTTCCCTAAATTTTGAGCAAGGTATGACGGTTTTGACCGGGGAAACCGGAGCCGGCAAGTCTATTATTATTGACGCCATGAACATGATGCTGGGCAGCCGTGCTACGACGGATGTTATTCGTCATGGGGCATCCAAAGCTGAGATAGAGGGACTTTTTTCGCTGGAAAATAGCAGAGCTTTGCGAGAGATTTTTGAGGAGCAGGGCTGGGAGCTGACCGATGAGCTAATTATCCGTCGAGAAATTCTGCAAAATGGCCGCAGTGTCAGCCGTATCAATGGTCAGATGGTTAATCTGTCTGTTCTAAAGGCTGTTGGCCAGCACTTAGTGGATATCCATGGTCAGCATGATCAGGAAGAACTGATGAGACCCCAGCTTCATATTGCCATGCTAGATGAGTTTGGAACAGCAGACTTTTTGCATCTCAAGGGTCGCTATCAGGAAACCTTTGACCGCTATCGAAGTCTGCGCAAGCAAGTCCTGACTTTGCAGAAAAATCAGCAGGAGCATAAGGCCAGGATTGAGATGCTGGAGTTTCAGATGGCGGAGATTGAAAGTGCCGCCCTCAAAAGCGGTGAAGATACTGCCCTGCACCAGGAGCGAGACCGTTTGCTCAACCACAAGCTTATTGCCGATACGTTGATGAACGCCTATACTATGCTGGATAATGAAGATTTTTCCAGTCTGACTAATGTCCGCTCAGCTATGAATGACCTTGAGTCTATCGAGGATTACGATCCAGCCTACAAGGAGCTTTCCGGCAGCTTGTCAGAGACTTATTATGTCTTAGAAGATGTCAGCAAGCGCCTAGAGGATATTTTAGATGGACTGGACTTTGACGGAGATCGGCTGCTGCAGGTGGAGAGTCGCCTAGACTTGATTAACAGCATCACGCGTAAATACGGCGGACAAGTAGATGATGTGCTGGATTACTTTGCTCAGATTTCCAAAGAATACAGCCTTTTAACTGGAAGTAACTTGTCCTCGGAGGATATGGACCGAGAGCTGAAGGTATTGGAAAGAGAGCTTGTAGAGCTGGCCCAGGAGCTGAGTCAGGCTCGTCACGGCCTAGCAGCCCAGCTGGAAGCAGAAATCAAGCAAGAGCTGCAGGACCTCTACATGGAAAAGGCGCGTTTTAAAGTGCAGTTCAATAAGGGCAAGTTCAACCGTGAAGGCAATGAACAAGTAGAATTCTACATCTCAGCCAATCCAGGCGAGGATTTCAAACCTTTGGTAAAGGTTGCGTCTGGCGGGGAACTCTCCCGTCTCATGTTGGCTATCAAGTCTGCCTTTTCTCGTAAGGAAGGCAAGACCAGCATTGTCTTTGACGAAGTGGATACGGGCGTTTCTGGCCGAGTGGCCCAGGCTATTGCTCAGAAGATTCACAAGATTGGCTCCAATGGGCAAGTCTTGGCTATTTCCCATCTGCCGCAGGTCATTGCGATTGCCGATTATCAGTTCTTTATTGAGAAGATTTCGGATGAGAATTCGACCGTCTCAACGGTTCGCCTGCTGACGGCTGACGAGCGTGTTCAGGAAGTCGCTAAGATGCTGGCTGGTGAAGATGTGACGGAGGCTGCTTTGACTCAAGCCAGAGAATTATTAAAAAAATAA
- a CDS encoding DUF1797 family protein: protein MESHLVRIINRLEAMAKDGGNLKRNFEREGVVVAEVAYSYDEENGSVFTLRDVAARETYTFDSIDLIAMEIYELLY from the coding sequence ATGGAATCACATTTAGTTAGAATTATTAACCGCTTAGAAGCTATGGCTAAGGATGGCGGAAATTTGAAACGTAATTTTGAGCGTGAAGGAGTTGTTGTAGCAGAAGTAGCTTACAGTTACGATGAAGAAAACGGCTCTGTCTTCACCTTGCGTGATGTCGCAGCGCGTGAAACCTATACTTTCGACAGCATCGATTTGATTGCAATGGAAATTTATGAATTACTCTACTAA
- a CDS encoding exodeoxyribonuclease VII small subunit: MSKEKKFEENLADLEVIVQKLENGDVALEEAIAEFQKGMKLSKELQASLDKAEKTLVKVMQADGTETEME; encoded by the coding sequence ATGTCCAAAGAAAAGAAATTTGAAGAAAACTTAGCAGACTTGGAAGTCATTGTCCAAAAGCTGGAAAATGGTGATGTAGCGCTGGAAGAGGCGATTGCGGAATTTCAAAAGGGGATGAAACTTTCAAAGGAACTCCAGGCTAGTCTGGACAAGGCTGAAAAGACCTTGGTTAAGGTCATGCAGGCAGACGGCACAGAAACGGAAATGGAATGA